The proteins below come from a single Triticum aestivum cultivar Chinese Spring chromosome 5D, IWGSC CS RefSeq v2.1, whole genome shotgun sequence genomic window:
- the LOC123120250 gene encoding F-box/LRR-repeat protein At3g26922-like, which produces MASRFSNVDPVTAADMRRQGLDPHELDRSTEQLMSLIHSNLPDPPVSTTARLTAFRARPSDGVDRISRLSDALLRDIVSRLPVKDAARTAALAARWRGVWRSTPLVLVDTHLVSSARASTPDVIAAVSRVLAAHQEPFRCVHLTWSRMGAYQAQLKRWLRLLAARGVQELVLVNRPWLREVPLPKTLFTISTLTRLYIGVWKFPDAAGLQGASFPHLRELGICSVAMKDGDIDAVVARNPALEILNIQGSMKGVHLRLVSHSLRCVQICSFVMESVSVLNAPRLERLILSECLNPAGGSCIRVKIGNVPKLKVFGFLEPGKYVLEIQDTVIMAGIKTSASMMVTSVNVLSMKVRFGVYDDVKMVPAFLKCFPNVEALHITVLLALHPHTYSSCTIH; this is translated from the exons atGGCCAGCCGGTTCTCCAACGTCGACCCGGTGACGGCGGCCGACATGCGGCGCCAAGGCCTCGACCCGCACGAGCTGGACCGGAGCACGGAGCAGCTCATGTCGCTCATCCACAGCAACCTCCCGGACCCGCCGGTCTCCACCACCGCCCGCCTCACCGCcttccgcgcgcgcccctccgacgGCGTGGACCGCATCAGCCGCCTCTCCGACGCGCTCCTCCGCGACATCGTCTCCCGCCTCCCCGTCAAGGacgccgcccgcaccgccgcgcTCGCCGCGCGCTGGCGCGGGGTATGGCGCTCGACGCCGCTCGTCCTCGTCGACACCCACCTGGTCTCCTCCGCGCGCGCCAGCACGCCGGACGTCATCGCGGCCGTCTCCCGCGTCCTCGCCGCGCACCAGGAGCCCTTCCGCTGCGTCCACCTCACCTGGAGCCGCATGGGCGCGTACCAGGCCCAGCTCAAGCGCTGGCTCCGTCTCCTCGCCGCCAGGGGCGTCCAGGAGCTCGTCCTCGTCAACCGCCCGTGGCTCCGCGAGGTGCCCCTCCCCAAAACGCTCTTCACCATCTCCACCCTCACCCGCCTCTACATCGGAGTCTGGAAGTTCCCGGACGCGGCTGGCCTCCAAGGCGCCTCCTTTCCCCACCTCCGGGAGCTCGGCATCTGCAGCGTCGCCATGAAGGACGGGGACATCGACGCCGTCGTCGCCAGGAACCCCGCCCTGGAGATCCTCAACATCCAAGGGAGCATGAAGGGGGTGCATCTCCGCCTCGTCAGCCACAGCCTCCGTTGCGTGCAGATCTGCTCtttcgtcatggagagcgtcagcGTGTTGAACGCCCCGCGTCTGGAGCGTCTCATCCTGTCAGAGTGTCTCAACCCTGCCGGCGGATCGTGCATCAGAGTAAAGATTGGCAACGTCCCCAAGCTGAAAGTATTCGGGTTCCTGGAGCCAGGAAAATACGTGCTGGAGATCCAAGACACCGTCATCATG GCTGGGATTAAGACAAGTGCAAGCATGATGGTCACAAGCGTGAATGTCCTTAGTATGAAGGTGCGCTTCGGAGTCTACGACGATGTCAAGATGGTGCCCGCCTTCCTCAAATGCTTCCCCAATGTCGAGGCGCTGCATATTACGGTACTACTAGCATTGCATCCTCATACATACTCATCGTGCACGATCCATTAA
- the LOC123119440 gene encoding histone H2B.2-like translates to MAPKAEKKPAAKKPAEEEPVTEKAAEKAPAAKKPKAEKRLPAGKTASKEAGGEAKTRGRKKGSKAKKGVETYKIYIFKVLKQVHPDIGISSKAMSIMNSFINDIFEKLAAEAAKLARYNKKPTITSREIQTSVRLVLPGELAKHAVSEGTKAVTKFTSS, encoded by the coding sequence ATGGCCCCCAAGGCGGAGAAGAAGCCGGCGGCGAAGAAGCCCGCGGAGGAGGAGCCGGTGACGGAGAAGGCCGCCGAGAAGGCCCCGGCGGCGAAGAAGCCCAAGGCCGAGAAGCGGCTGCCGGCGGGCAAGACGGCGTCcaaggaggccggcggcgaggcgaaGACGAGGGGCCGGAAGAAGGGCAGCAAGGCGAAGAAGGGCGTGGAGACGTACAAGATCTACATCTtcaaggtgctgaagcaggtgcacCCCGACATCGGCATCTCTTCCAAGGCCATGTCcatcatgaactccttcatcaacgacatcttcgagaagctcgccgccgaggccgccaagctCGCCCGCTACAACAAGAAGCCCACCATCACCTCCCGGGAGATCCAGACCTCCGTCCGCCTCGTCCTCCCCGGGGAGCTCGCCAAGCACGCCGTCTCCGAGGGCACCAAGGCCgtcaccaagttcacctcctcctAG